The DNA sequence GCGAGACTGGGCGCATGGACAGCATCCGTGTCGACCGGTGGTTGTGGGCCGTCCGGCTGTACAAGACGCGCAGCGCCGCCGCTGACGGCTGCCGGGGCGGACACGTCCGCATCAACGGCCGGTCCGCCAAGCCGGCGAGTCCGGTGCGTGTCGGCGACCGTGTGGAGGCACGCGTCAACCGCCGCGACCGCATCGCGGAGGTGACCCGCATCATCGACAAGCGCGTCGGGGCGCCAATCGCAG is a window from the Euzebyales bacterium genome containing:
- a CDS encoding RNA-binding S4 domain-containing protein; this translates as MDSIRVDRWLWAVRLYKTRSAAADGCRGGHVRINGRSAKPASPVRVGDRVEARVNRRDRIAEVTRIIDKRVGAPIAAECYVDHSPPPPEVPNLVVARRDRGSGRPTKRERRQLEKWLQRNR